One window from the genome of Streptomyces cadmiisoli encodes:
- a CDS encoding YegS/Rv2252/BmrU family lipid kinase, giving the protein MRQFTAIVNPTAGGSAGVAVLLRVARLLRQAGAGLETEYSRSLEHARDLAREAGQRGRVVLAVGGDGIAGGIGGALSGTDTLLGLVPAGRGNDFARALGLPTEPEALARVLLDGAPRAVDTIEVESVHGRAVVLGSVYAGVDALANRHANRSALFKGAASYYAGGLRAVASWRPAAYRVTVDGEQLAHRGYTVVAANSAYYGSGRIIAPGARVDDGLLEVVMIREAPRRLFFALMQELKSGDHVHRPEVRIVQGREVRIEADREVPWGADGEVDAVLPVTARVLPGALTVLG; this is encoded by the coding sequence ATGCGTCAGTTCACCGCCATCGTCAACCCCACCGCGGGCGGTTCCGCCGGGGTCGCGGTGCTGCTCCGCGTGGCCCGCCTGCTGCGGCAGGCCGGAGCCGGGCTGGAGACCGAGTACAGCCGCAGCCTGGAGCACGCCCGGGACCTCGCCCGCGAGGCGGGGCAGCGCGGCCGGGTCGTCCTGGCCGTCGGCGGCGACGGTATCGCCGGCGGCATAGGCGGCGCGCTGAGCGGCACCGACACGCTTCTCGGCCTGGTCCCGGCCGGGCGGGGCAACGACTTCGCCCGCGCCCTCGGTCTGCCCACCGAGCCCGAGGCACTGGCCCGGGTGCTGCTCGACGGCGCCCCCCGCGCCGTCGACACCATCGAAGTCGAGTCCGTCCACGGCCGGGCCGTCGTCCTCGGCAGCGTGTACGCAGGCGTCGACGCCCTCGCCAACCGCCACGCCAACCGATCCGCCCTGTTCAAGGGGGCCGCCTCCTACTACGCGGGCGGACTGCGGGCCGTCGCCTCGTGGCGTCCGGCCGCCTACCGCGTCACCGTCGACGGCGAGCAGCTCGCGCACCGCGGGTACACCGTCGTCGCCGCGAACTCCGCCTACTACGGTTCCGGCCGCATCATCGCCCCCGGCGCCCGCGTCGACGACGGACTGCTGGAGGTGGTGATGATCCGTGAGGCGCCGCGCAGGCTGTTCTTCGCCTTGATGCAGGAACTCAAGTCGGGCGACCACGTCCACCGGCCGGAAGTGCGGATCGTCCAGGGCAGAGAGGTGCGCATCGAGGCCGACCGCGAGGTGCCGTGGGGCGCCGACGGCGAGGTCGACGCGGTCCTGCCCGTCACGGCCCGGGTACTGCCCGGCGCCCTCACCGTGCTCGGCTGA